The region ACTGGGAGCTCTGGTACTCCGATCGCGCCACGGACATCGAGAAGCAGGCGCGGAAGCTCGCGGCGCAGCAGCGAGACGACACCGAGCGGCGCATCAAGAGCGGAGACCTGGCGCCGGTGGATCTGCTCACTTTCGAGACGCGCCTGTCTCAGCTCGACGAATCCGTCGCCGTCGCGGAGTCCTCCCGCCGCCAGAAGGCGGTGGAGCTGTCCCGCTTGCTCGGCAAGGACGACCCTGCGGGCGCCATCAGCACCAGCGCCGACGCTCCGCCCGCGGATCTCGCGGCGCCCGTCTCGCTGGGGGCCGCGCAGCAAGCCGCCATGGCGCAGAGCCCGGACATCAAGCAGGCCGAGGCCCAGGTGACACAGGCCCGGGACAAGGTGAAGACGGCGGGTGAGAACGAGCGCGCGCGCCTCGACCTCGAGGGCTACGTACAGGGGGACAGCCTGGCCTATCGTGAGGTTGCTCCCGTTGCATCTCGATTCGCAACGGAGCCTGCGGTGAGCGCCCACGTGGGGCTCATCTTCGAGCTTCCGCTCTCCGGTCAGACGCGCACGGCGGATCGCCGGGCCGCGGAGCTGGCGGTGGACTCCGCCCAGGCGCGGCTGGACTCCACACGGCAGAGCGTCCGCGCCCAGGTGACCAAGGCGATGGTCGACGTAGACACCGCCAAGCGGCGCGTGGAGCTTGCGGAAAAGACGGTGAAGGTCGCCGAGCAACAGGTGAAGGCGCAGGAGCAACGCTACGCTTCGGGCGAGGGTATCCCGCTGGAAGTCCAACAAGCGGAAGACTCGCTGCGGCAGGCACGCCTCAGTGCCGAGCGCGCGCGGGTGGACCGTGCCCAGGCCGTGCTCACCCTCGAGCACTTGACCGGTCGTCTTTTGTCACGATACGCGAACACGCTCTCGTTGCCCGAGGGACCGCGGCGCGACTCCGCATATCTCGCGTTGCGGCGCCCGGGGCCTTTCTGAAAGACGGTTGACCCCCGCCGGCCTTCGTTCAATGCCTAGCGCGCATGGCGCAGAGCTCGTTTCCCCACGTCGTCATCGAACACCTGACCCCGGATCTGGACGGAGGTCGCCACCCGATCAAGCGCAGGGTGGGCGATACCGTGCACGTTGGCGTGGACATCTACAAGGATGGCCACGACCTGGTGGACGCCCGCATCGCCTATCGACGAAAGGGCGAGGACACCTGGCGCCACGCGCCCCTGTCCTACGTGTTCGATGACGATCGCTGGTTCGGCAAGTTCACCCTGGGTCAGCCGGGGCGTTGGCAATACACGGTGGAGGGTTGGCCGGACCCGTTCGATACCTGGCGCTCCGACCTGAAAAAGCGCATCGCCGCGGAGCAGGACGTCCGGAGTGAGCTCTTGGAAGGAGCGGCCCTGGTGCAGGCGCGCGTGAAGGCCGCGCGCGCGGAGCAGAAGGCGCGGCTGGTCGAAGCGGCCAAGCTGCTGGCCGACGCCACAGCGTCCGTGGATGCACGCATCGCCGGGGCGTTCAGCGAGCATCTGCGGGAAGACATGTCCGGCCCGCACGACGAAGCGTCCCTCACGCGATATCCAATTCGCGAGGTGATCGCGGATCGCGACTTGGCGGTGTTCGGCTCCTGGTACGAGCTGTTTCCGCGCTCCCAGTCCCAGGAGTTCGGCAAGCACGGTACCTTCGCCGACACCGAGGCCCGACTGGCGTCGCTTGCGGCGCAAGGGTTCGACGTCATCTACCTGCCACCCATCCATCCCATCGGTCGCACCAAGCGCAAGGGCAAGAACAACGCGCCCGCCGCGGAGCCGGGGGACGTGGGCAGCCCCTGGGCCATCGGCGCCAAGGAAGGCGGCCACACGGCGGTGCATCCGGACCTGGGCACGCTGGCGGACTTCGAGCGCTTGGTGACGTCGGCCAACGAGCTGGGCATGGAGATCGCCCTGGACTTCGCGCTCCAGTGCTCGCCGGACCATCCCTGGATCCACGAGCATCCGGAGTGGTTTTTCGTGCGTCCGGACGGCACTCTGCGCTACGCGGAGAACCCCCCCAAGAAGTACGAGGACATCTATCCGTTGAACTTCTGGTGCGAGGACCGACAAGCGCTGTGGAACGCGTGCCGAGATGCTCTCTTGTTCTGGATTGCGCGGGGCGTGCGCATCTTCCGCGTGGACAACCCCCACACCAAGCCCTTCGCGTTCTGGGAGTGGGTGATCGAAGAAGTGCAACGCGATCACCCGGACGTGATCTTCCTGGCGGAGGCCTTCACCCGACCCAAGCGCATGCGGGCCCTCGCCAAGCTGGGCTTCACCCAGAGCTACACGTACTTCACTTGGAAGAACTCCCCCTGGGAGCTCCGGGAGTACGTGGAGGAGCTGGCTCACTCCGAGATGGCCGAGTACTACCGGCCGAACTTCTTCGCCAACACGCCGGACATCTTGCACGAGTACCTGCAGAAGGGCGGCCGCGCGGCGTTCCGCATTCGGCTGCTCTTGGCGGGCACGCTGTCGCCCAGCTACGGCATCTACAGCGGCTTCGAGCTGTGTGAGAACGTGCCGGTTCGCCCCGGCAGTGAAGAGTACTTGAACAGCGAAAAGTACGAGATCCGCGTGCGCGACATGAACGCGCCCGGCAACATCCGCGCGGACGTCGCTCGGCTCAATCGCATTCGGCGAGAGAACCCCGCGTTGCACCAGCTCTCCAACGTGCGGTTCTTGGACACGGACTTCGACGGCATCCTCGCGTTCCACAAGTCCGTGTCCGGCAATGACCTCATCGTGGTCGTGAATACGGATCCCTTCGAAGCGCACGAGACCATGCTGGACGTGCCCCTCTCCGCTCTCGGGTTCGGGCCCGAAAAGACGTTCACGGTGGAGGATCTCCTCACCGGTGAGCGTTATGAATGGCACGGCCCCCGCGCTTACGTGAAGCTCGATCCTGCGGACAAGATCGGGCATGTGCTGCGCGTGGTGCGCTGACGTGGCGGCGCCGCGCCGGCGGCGCTAGCATCCGCACCCATGAAGACGGGTGCGGCGCTCGGGTGTGCTCTTTCTTTGGGACTCGCGGCGGTGGCCAGCTGCTCCGCGGACAGCGGCAACGGGGGTGGCGGCGGTTCCAGCGGTTTCGGTGGCTTCGGCGGTGATGCGTCCGTGACGGATTCCGCGCCGGACCAACAAACCCTCACGGATGGCGGAGGCCTGGACGTGGGCCCGCTGCTGGATGCGCCCAGCACTGACGGCGGCTGCTCCTTCAAGTGCTCCACGGACTTCCATTCCGTGCTCAGCTGCACCGGGGTGGAGCTGAAGAAGTGCACCGGCACGGAGGGTTGTGACCCGACTACGGGGCAGTGCCAGAACGCGTGCGCCGTCGCCGAGAAGACCAAGCAGTCTGTCGGCTGCGAGTACTACCCCACGTTCATGGAGATGTCGGACTCCACTTTCTGGACCGACGATCAGACGTGCTTCTCCGTGATCGTCGCGAACACCTGGGACACGCCGGCGCACATCACGGTGGAGCTCGGGGGTAGCCCCATCAACGTCGACAACTTCGCCTACGTGCCCAACGGCTCCGGGCCGAGCCTCACGCTCACGCCCACCAGCGTGACCAACGGCCTGGCACCCGGCGGCGTGGCCATCCTGTTCTTGGCGGGCGCGCAGGGCAGCGAGAAAGCGCACTGCCCGGTGCCCGCGGCGATGACCACAGGGCCGATGGTGCACGGCACCGGCATCAGCAATTCCTTCCACTTGAAGACGGACGTGCCCGTCGTCGCCTATCAGGTGAACCCCTATGGCGGCGGCAATGCGGCCGTAACGGGCTCTTCCCTGCTGATCCCGACCAGCGCCTGGGACACCAACTACATCGGCGTGAACGCCTACAAGGCGGACATCACGCCGCCGTCCATGAACATCATCGCCAAGGAAGACGACACCACCGTGACCATGGTTCCGGTGGCGGCGGTGACGGGCGGCGGTGGGCTGCCCAGTGGTGCGGTGAACACGCCGCTTTCCTTCAAGCTGAACGCCGGGCAACAGGCGCAGTTCTCCCAGAACGCCGAGCTCACCGGGAGCGTGCTCTCGTCCGACAAGCCCATCGGTGTGATGGCCGGCCAGAAGTCGCTTCGGGTTCCCGTGGGTGTGGCCTATGCGGACCACGCCGAGCAGATGATCCCGCCGGTGCGCGCCATGGGCAGCGAGTACGTTGGCGTCATGCATCGTCAGCGCAAGAGCGAGCCGGCGGTGTGGCGCATGGTGGGCGCCGTGGATGGTACCCAGCTGACCTGGTCTACCAGCGTGGGCGGCCCCACCACTTTGGATCGCGGTCAGGTGGCGGAGTTTCAGTCGAGCACGCCGTTCATGGTCAAGAGCCAGGACGACGATCACCCGTTCATGGTCTTCGAGCTGATGACGGGCTCCACGTTCCAGGCGAGCATGAACGGCTACGGTGACGCGGACTTCGTGTTCATCGTGCCCACCGAGCAGTACATGACACGCTACGTGTTCTTCACGGACCCCACCTATCCCGAGACCAACCTGGTGTTGGTGCGCAAGAAGGTGGACGGGCAGTTCGCCGACGTGAACCTCGATTGCGCCGGCGTAGTGAGCGGATGGCAGCCCATCGGCGACTACGAGTGGACCCGAGTGGACCTGATGACGGGAAATTTCCAGCCCGTGGGCGGTTGCTCCACCGGTCGCCGGGAAATGTGGAGCGACGGGCCCTTTGGCGTGACGGTGTGGGGCTGGGGCACTCCGGAAACGACGAGCTTCACCTCCAACGTGTCTTACGGCTATCCCGCGGGCATGAACATCGTGCCGATCAACAAGGTCATCGTTCCGCCCGTCCCGCGCTGACGGCCCCGTGGGCATGAAACGCATTTGCGCTGCAACACTTGCGGCTCTTGGCCTCGCCTCGCCTGCCGCCGCAGACGACGGCCGGCCCGAGCGGACGCGTGCGGAAGTGTTCGCGTCGACCGGACTGTTCCTGATGGACACGGCTTACACCGAGCCAGTGCAGGGGATCGGCGGCAGCATCGAGGTCGACGATCGCCAGATTGGCGGGTTGGGGTTCAATCTGGGAGTGGCGCTTCGGCATCACTACGCGCGCCACTTCGGGATCCAGGGGCGCTTGAGCGGCGGACATCACTGGATGTCGATCAACTACGGAGACGGGCCCGACACCGCCGCCGGAGGGCTGACGCATTTCACCTTGGACGTCAGCCATCTGTTCGGCCCGTTTGGACGCTACTACGTGGGTCCCAACGTGCTTTGGTCTTGGATGACCTTCAGCCGGGACGTCGTGCGCGCTCCGACGACGTCGAACGTGCTCATCGACACGCGTCTTCACTCCGGCTTCGCGCTCGGCGTGGGCGTGGACATGGGCCTCTACCTCGGTCGCGATCGCGACGTGGACCTGAACCTGCGTTGGAACGTCTCCAAGCAGTTCGACGCACCGTCCCCCGCCGAGGGCGGTGACCTGATCCTGCGCATGGAGCTCGGCGTGGGCTACGCCTTTTTTTGAGGCCTGTTCCTTCTCCTCTTGTCGGTCCGCCGCGGAACCGCCCGGACGACCGCTTCGGGGCGGTTCCGCGGCGGACCAACAAAAAAATCGGAGTCCGGTAACCGGCCCTGATGGGGGGGCATATCCAGCTGCCGGTGCGCTCGGAGGGGGAGATTTCCTTTCGAGCCAGGGCCGAAATTTCAGGAGAATATCTGATGACGAACAAGAGCATTGCGCTGGCCACCAGCGTTGCCGCGCTTCTGCTTGCGGCGGGATGTAGCAGCGACTCCGGTGACGACACCGGTACCAAGACCCAGAAGGCGTCCGTCACTTGCTACGGCGCCAACGAGTGCAAGGGCATGAGCGAGTGCGCCTCTGCCGACGGAAAGTCGTCTTGCCAGGGTCAGAACGAGTGCAAGGGCATGGGCTTCGTCACCGTTTCCGGTGAAGATCAGGCGACGGCCGAGGCCAACTGCACGGCGGCGGGCGGTACCACCAAGGCGCCCGTGGCGGCCAAGGTGAAGTGCTACGGCGCGAACGAGTGCGCGGGCATGGGCGCTTGCCAGGGTGCCGGCCACGACTGCGCCGGCAAGAACGACTGCAAGGGCATGGGCTTCATCGAGGTCGACACGGAGCAGGCCTGCACCGACGCCGGCGGCTCGCTGACCGGCTGATCTGCTCGGGGAATCAGGCTGATGTCGCGCGAATTCCTCCCGTTGCATGGCGTCGGTCTGAGGACCCGTCACTACGGCACCGCGCTCGAGGCAGGGCTCCCGGTTCGTCTCGTCGAGGCGATCTCGGAGAACTTCCTCGAGCGCGGCGGCCGTCCCCGCGCAGTCTTGGAGCGCGTGCGCCAGGACAGCGAGGTGACGCTGCATGGAGTGTCTTTGTCGCTGGGAGCGGTGGACCCGCTCGACCGCGAGCACCTCCGGCAGCTACGAGACTTGAGCCGTGAGATCGAAGCGTGTTGGGTGAGCGATCACCTGTGCTTCGGAACCCACGGCGGGCACTACGGCCATGATCTGTGGCCGCTGCCCTATACCCAAGAGGCGCTGGACCACGTGACGGAGCGTATCCGTACGGTGCAGGACTTCTTGGATCGTAGGCTGGTGATCGAGAACCCTTCCACCTACGTGCAGTTTGCTGCGAGCACGATGACGGAGTGGGAGTTCCTGAACGCCCTGGTGGAGCGGACCGACTGCGGACTCCTGTTGGACGTGAACAACGTGTACGTGAGCGCGAAGAACCACGGGTTCGATCCGCTCGAGTACATCACGGGCATTCCCTTGGGCGCTCCCGTGCAGCTGCACCTGGCGGGACATCTGGACAAGGGCGACTACCTGCTCGACAACCACGGCTCCGCCGTGCAGAGCCCGGTTTGGGTGCTGTACGGACACGTCGTGCGCCGCTTCGGCCATGTGCCCTGCATCGTGGAGTGGGACGAGAACGTCCCGGAGCTCGATGTGCTGCTGGCCGAGAGTGCTTCGGCGGCGCGCATCGAAGGCGAGATTCTGAAGGCGCCGGAGCGCGCGGCGTCATGAAGCTGGCCGAGCTCGAGACCTTGTTCTGGCGCTCCGTGCGCTTCGATCCGGCGCCCCCGGAGGTGGACGACGCCTTCGTGTCCCACGGGGCCCTCAGCGGGCGAGATCGCATGGCGATCTACCGAAGCATGTACTGGTTCCGGCTGGTCGACGTGTTGATCGACAGCTTTCCGCGCACGGTTTCCGGCATGGGCATCCCGGCGTTCACGCGCATGGCGTCCAAGTACATCCAGAAGCATCCGTCCGAGAACCCTGCCATCGAGCGCATCGGCTTTCGTCTGGCGGAGTTCATGGAGAGCTTCAGCGACGAGAGCCGCCT is a window of Polyangiaceae bacterium DNA encoding:
- a CDS encoding DUF692 domain-containing protein; translated protein: MSREFLPLHGVGLRTRHYGTALEAGLPVRLVEAISENFLERGGRPRAVLERVRQDSEVTLHGVSLSLGAVDPLDREHLRQLRDLSREIEACWVSDHLCFGTHGGHYGHDLWPLPYTQEALDHVTERIRTVQDFLDRRLVIENPSTYVQFAASTMTEWEFLNALVERTDCGLLLDVNNVYVSAKNHGFDPLEYITGIPLGAPVQLHLAGHLDKGDYLLDNHGSAVQSPVWVLYGHVVRRFGHVPCIVEWDENVPELDVLLAESASAARIEGEILKAPERAAS
- a CDS encoding alpha-1,4-glucan--maltose-1-phosphate maltosyltransferase, with translation MAQSSFPHVVIEHLTPDLDGGRHPIKRRVGDTVHVGVDIYKDGHDLVDARIAYRRKGEDTWRHAPLSYVFDDDRWFGKFTLGQPGRWQYTVEGWPDPFDTWRSDLKKRIAAEQDVRSELLEGAALVQARVKAARAEQKARLVEAAKLLADATASVDARIAGAFSEHLREDMSGPHDEASLTRYPIREVIADRDLAVFGSWYELFPRSQSQEFGKHGTFADTEARLASLAAQGFDVIYLPPIHPIGRTKRKGKNNAPAAEPGDVGSPWAIGAKEGGHTAVHPDLGTLADFERLVTSANELGMEIALDFALQCSPDHPWIHEHPEWFFVRPDGTLRYAENPPKKYEDIYPLNFWCEDRQALWNACRDALLFWIARGVRIFRVDNPHTKPFAFWEWVIEEVQRDHPDVIFLAEAFTRPKRMRALAKLGFTQSYTYFTWKNSPWELREYVEELAHSEMAEYYRPNFFANTPDILHEYLQKGGRAAFRIRLLLAGTLSPSYGIYSGFELCENVPVRPGSEEYLNSEKYEIRVRDMNAPGNIRADVARLNRIRRENPALHQLSNVRFLDTDFDGILAFHKSVSGNDLIVVVNTDPFEAHETMLDVPLSALGFGPEKTFTVEDLLTGERYEWHGPRAYVKLDPADKIGHVLRVVR
- a CDS encoding TolC family protein is translated as MSSRRPLRWLVVSSLFVATPALAQTGSIGEQRAIEMAMTDNPSLRAALIDVRQADQQVLSAEGTFVPTLALDFGYTHTESPRASSTGEITKSQSDNWGAGAELRHTFPWGTQLTLRMEGNRTTSRVPVTSVAAQTATLGPTYGLTGRVSVVHPLLRGSGTTIGEAAIRQARLSRSVSERSRDQAASQLMRDVLVAYWELWYSDRATDIEKQARKLAAQQRDDTERRIKSGDLAPVDLLTFETRLSQLDESVAVAESSRRQKAVELSRLLGKDDPAGAISTSADAPPADLAAPVSLGAAQQAAMAQSPDIKQAEAQVTQARDKVKTAGENERARLDLEGYVQGDSLAYREVAPVASRFATEPAVSAHVGLIFELPLSGQTRTADRRAAELAVDSAQARLDSTRQSVRAQVTKAMVDVDTAKRRVELAEKTVKVAEQQVKAQEQRYASGEGIPLEVQQAEDSLRQARLSAERARVDRAQAVLTLEHLTGRLLSRYANTLSLPEGPRRDSAYLALRRPGPF
- a CDS encoding IgGFc-binding protein, which produces MKTGAALGCALSLGLAAVASCSADSGNGGGGGSSGFGGFGGDASVTDSAPDQQTLTDGGGLDVGPLLDAPSTDGGCSFKCSTDFHSVLSCTGVELKKCTGTEGCDPTTGQCQNACAVAEKTKQSVGCEYYPTFMEMSDSTFWTDDQTCFSVIVANTWDTPAHITVELGGSPINVDNFAYVPNGSGPSLTLTPTSVTNGLAPGGVAILFLAGAQGSEKAHCPVPAAMTTGPMVHGTGISNSFHLKTDVPVVAYQVNPYGGGNAAVTGSSLLIPTSAWDTNYIGVNAYKADITPPSMNIIAKEDDTTVTMVPVAAVTGGGGLPSGAVNTPLSFKLNAGQQAQFSQNAELTGSVLSSDKPIGVMAGQKSLRVPVGVAYADHAEQMIPPVRAMGSEYVGVMHRQRKSEPAVWRMVGAVDGTQLTWSTSVGGPTTLDRGQVAEFQSSTPFMVKSQDDDHPFMVFELMTGSTFQASMNGYGDADFVFIVPTEQYMTRYVFFTDPTYPETNLVLVRKKVDGQFADVNLDCAGVVSGWQPIGDYEWTRVDLMTGNFQPVGGCSTGRREMWSDGPFGVTVWGWGTPETTSFTSNVSYGYPAGMNIVPINKVIVPPVPR